In the genome of Luteitalea pratensis, the window ACGACCTCAATCTCGCCACCAGCTCGCTGCTCGCCATCATGGGTCGCGATGCCGCGTACTCCGGGCAGGAGGTCACGTGGGAACAGGCGATGAACTCGACCGTCAGCCTGCTGCCGACGCAGATGGACATGAGCGCCAAGTTCGAAGCCCCTGGTCTCGCCATTCCCGGACGGACCAAGGTTTCCTGACGATGACTGCTCGTCTCGCGACGATGGTCGCCCTGGCCTTGATGGCCGGGGCGGCCACCGTGCCGGTCTCCAGCCGCCAGCCCGCCGCGGCTCCTGCCGCGCCTGCCATCGACCCCAAGGAGATGGCCGTCGTCGAGAAGCTCCGGGCCATGTTTCTCGAGAAGGCGAAGGGCGATCAGGCCGCCAAGGCCTACACCGTGACGCTGCCGAACACCACGGCGAGCTACGGCATGGCGCCGATTCCTGCCGGCAGCTTCGAGATGGGCTCGGCCGACCCCAAGGCACCCGCCGATCAGAAGCCGACGCGCACCGTGACGCTCGATGCGTTCTGGATGATGACCACCGAGGTCAACTGGGACGCGTACCTGATGTTCATGTTCGCCGACCAGGCCAGCGAGAAGACCAATCCTGACGCACTCGTCGACGGGCTGAGCCGCCCGACCGCGCCGCACCTCGAGATGAGTTTCGGGCGCGGTAATGCCGGGTTCCCTGCCATCAGCATGACGGCGCATGCCGCCAACAAGTACGCACAGTGGCTCAGTGCCCGAACGGGCGAGTACTACCGCGTACCCACGGAGGCCGAATGGGAATACGCCTGTCGTGCCGGCGGTGCGCCGGCCGTCGAGGAAGCCCAACTCGCTGACGTGGCCTGGTATCAGAAGAACTCACCGACCGGCGAGTTCACCGACGGCACGTACCACAAGCTCGGTACGAAGAAGCCCAATGCATGGGGCCTGCACGACATGCTCGGCAACGTCATGGAGTGGACGTCGGACCAGTACGCACCCTATCCAGCCGCCGCGGCCACGAACCCCTGGGTCAAGCCGACGACGTCGTACCCGATCGCGGTGCGCGGCGGATCGTGGAACGACGCGGCCACGCGCGTGAACTGCACCGTGCGCTACAAGTCGGACGCCGTCTGGAAGGAACGCGACCCGCAGCTGCCGACCAGCGTCTGGTACATGACCGACGCGGAGTGGCTCGGCTTCCGCCTCGTGCGCCCGTCGAAGGTGCCGAGCGCGGAAGAGATGTACCGAGCGTGGAACAACGGAGTCGAGGTCGATCCGTACTGACCGCTGACGAACGCCGAACGCCGAACGTCGA includes:
- a CDS encoding formylglycine-generating enzyme family protein; protein product: MTARLATMVALALMAGAATVPVSSRQPAAAPAAPAIDPKEMAVVEKLRAMFLEKAKGDQAAKAYTVTLPNTTASYGMAPIPAGSFEMGSADPKAPADQKPTRTVTLDAFWMMTTEVNWDAYLMFMFADQASEKTNPDALVDGLSRPTAPHLEMSFGRGNAGFPAISMTAHAANKYAQWLSARTGEYYRVPTEAEWEYACRAGGAPAVEEAQLADVAWYQKNSPTGEFTDGTYHKLGTKKPNAWGLHDMLGNVMEWTSDQYAPYPAAAATNPWVKPTTSYPIAVRGGSWNDAATRVNCTVRYKSDAVWKERDPQLPTSVWYMTDAEWLGFRLVRPSKVPSAEEMYRAWNNGVEVDPY